A single window of Treponema denticola ATCC 35405 DNA harbors:
- a CDS encoding leucine-rich repeat domain-containing protein, whose amino-acid sequence MGIKKLKKTIIFMSFIFLVAACSDNKPEKEQDIKTVDGKNDVKEEEPINLPNTESISLITAKSKGEKIKLRVERFVSNREPIWIDLNSNKKMDENEDITPFVVPGMSAYRDYTIDSEVITIYGKINRFFCEGNRITSIDLANNPSLTHLSCSDNNLQDLSLINNRNLVYLSCGKNNLTSIDFSQNFDLKEIFCDENLIRELDVSHIKVLTTLEAQKNKLKFLDMSKNTSLITLYCHENELTYLNTDNCKNLKFLSCSENALTSIDISSNPILRKLWCANNKLKNIDLSKNVNLTFLVLNNNLLSELDISNNPSLKEFWCYKNNLSNLSLDGHENLEILSCYDNQLNSLDISHLPELQECYCYNTNISELDVSKNNKLIRLSCGKNNLSQINCSNLKDLEFLYVSENSLSALDITQNLNLTELDCGGNMLTELNINSNRKLKELYCRNNKLKALNTSNNVKLIYLYCKQNEITDIDLTKNTELQFLSVSENRLKFLNLRNNVKLEKLWCYDNLLMGLSVLNNKNIKLISCYNNQIKEKEMDRLIKSLPTRSSEENGRFYVVDRRENSTDNNICTIQQVNDAKKKHWNVLKSDSGEFTGH is encoded by the coding sequence ATGGGTATAAAAAAACTAAAGAAGACTATAATTTTTATGAGTTTTATTTTTCTTGTTGCGGCTTGTTCGGATAATAAGCCGGAGAAAGAACAAGATATAAAAACTGTTGACGGCAAAAACGATGTTAAAGAAGAAGAACCCATAAATTTGCCTAATACGGAATCTATAAGCTTGATCACGGCAAAGTCAAAGGGTGAAAAAATAAAGCTTAGGGTTGAAAGATTTGTTTCCAATCGTGAGCCTATATGGATCGATTTAAATTCAAATAAAAAAATGGATGAAAATGAAGATATAACGCCTTTTGTTGTACCGGGTATGTCCGCTTATCGTGATTATACTATTGATAGTGAGGTTATAACTATATATGGTAAAATAAATAGGTTTTTTTGTGAGGGAAACCGTATAACAAGTATTGATTTAGCTAATAATCCTTCATTAACACATCTTTCTTGTTCCGATAATAACCTTCAAGACTTATCTCTTATAAATAACAGGAATCTGGTATATTTATCTTGCGGTAAAAATAATTTGACTTCTATAGATTTTAGCCAAAATTTCGATTTAAAAGAAATTTTTTGTGATGAAAATCTAATCAGAGAACTCGATGTTTCTCATATTAAGGTGTTAACAACTTTAGAAGCTCAAAAAAACAAATTGAAATTTCTCGATATGTCGAAAAATACATCTCTTATAACTTTATATTGCCATGAAAATGAGCTGACATATTTAAATACGGATAATTGTAAAAACTTAAAATTTCTTTCTTGTTCCGAAAATGCTCTTACATCCATAGATATAAGTTCAAATCCTATTTTGCGTAAATTATGGTGTGCAAATAATAAACTTAAAAATATCGATTTATCGAAAAATGTGAACCTTACATTTCTTGTGCTGAATAATAACTTATTATCGGAATTGGATATAAGCAATAATCCCAGCTTAAAAGAGTTTTGGTGCTATAAAAATAATCTATCCAATTTATCTTTAGATGGTCATGAGAATCTTGAAATATTATCTTGTTATGATAATCAACTGAATTCGCTTGATATTTCTCATCTTCCGGAATTACAAGAATGCTATTGCTACAATACAAATATAAGCGAGCTGGATGTATCTAAAAATAATAAGTTGATAAGATTGTCTTGCGGCAAAAATAATCTTTCTCAAATAAACTGTTCTAATCTTAAAGATCTTGAGTTTCTTTATGTATCTGAAAACAGCCTTTCAGCTTTGGATATAACGCAGAATTTAAATCTTACGGAGCTTGATTGTGGAGGAAATATGTTGACAGAATTGAATATAAACAGTAATAGAAAACTAAAAGAATTATATTGCAGAAATAATAAACTAAAGGCTCTTAATACATCTAATAATGTAAAATTAATTTATCTATACTGTAAACAAAATGAAATTACAGATATCGATCTTACAAAAAATACGGAATTGCAGTTTTTGTCTGTAAGCGAAAACCGTTTGAAATTTTTGAATTTACGAAATAATGTAAAATTGGAAAAGCTATGGTGTTACGATAACTTACTCATGGGGCTTAGTGTTTTAAATAATAAGAATATAAAACTTATATCTTGTTATAATAACCAAATAAAAGAAAAAGAGATGGATAGGCTCATAAAATCTTTACCGACCCGTTCAAGCGAAGAAAATGGAAGATTCTACGTAGTCGATAGACGGGAAAATAGTACAGATAATAATATCTGTACTATTCAGCAGGTTAATGATGCAAAGAAAAAACATTGGAATGTTCTAAAATCCGATAGCGGCGAATTTACGGGCCATTAA
- a CDS encoding GntP family permease, whose product MQGIALIITFVIAIALMIFAISKLKIHPFLSIMGVSLLLALAAGIPLVKIPGTIGAGFSGTFTSIGIVIILGALIGTILEKTGAALKLSDMVIKVVGKKHPELAMLIMGWIVSIPVFCDSGFVILNPIRKALVQRTRISSVAMTVALSAGLYISHVFIPPTPGPIAAASSLGIGNNLLLVIGMGALASIFPLIAGYFFARYIGTKVKASEDSSTDEVSQSYEELVASYGSLPNGFTAIAPIIVPILLMALSSVASMANMSGTGADILKFLGAPIMALAVGLIFGVILFASQKKTEDFYILTNETLKVVGPILFVTAAGGVLGKVIASSSLVGYITEHAAVLKTVGIFFPFLLAAILKSAQGSSTVAITTTAGILAPLMAPLGLATIPLSALTVMAIGAGAMTVSHANDSYFWVVTTFGGLKAEDGYKTQTLMTLVIGIAAIIGIFIISLFL is encoded by the coding sequence ATGCAAGGTATAGCACTTATTATTACATTTGTTATTGCTATTGCTCTTATGATTTTCGCTATTTCAAAGCTGAAAATTCATCCCTTTTTATCGATTATGGGAGTTTCGCTCCTTTTGGCTCTGGCCGCAGGAATACCGTTGGTAAAGATTCCCGGCACAATAGGAGCCGGTTTTAGCGGAACTTTTACAAGTATCGGTATTGTTATTATTCTTGGTGCCCTAATCGGAACAATCCTTGAAAAAACAGGAGCAGCCCTAAAGCTCTCCGATATGGTTATCAAGGTTGTAGGTAAAAAGCATCCTGAACTTGCTATGCTGATTATGGGCTGGATAGTTTCAATTCCCGTATTTTGTGACAGCGGTTTTGTTATTCTAAACCCGATACGAAAGGCTCTTGTGCAAAGAACAAGAATATCGAGCGTTGCAATGACTGTAGCCCTATCGGCCGGTTTGTATATTTCTCACGTATTTATTCCGCCTACACCCGGGCCTATTGCAGCTGCAAGCTCTCTCGGCATAGGAAACAACCTTCTTTTAGTAATCGGTATGGGAGCCCTAGCTTCTATCTTCCCCCTCATAGCAGGTTATTTTTTTGCAAGATATATAGGAACTAAGGTAAAGGCTTCAGAAGACAGCTCTACAGATGAGGTTTCACAATCCTATGAAGAACTGGTTGCAAGTTACGGATCTCTTCCAAACGGTTTTACTGCCATAGCTCCTATTATTGTGCCGATCCTCCTCATGGCTCTTTCTTCAGTTGCTTCTATGGCAAATATGAGCGGTACCGGTGCCGATATCTTAAAATTCCTCGGAGCCCCTATTATGGCCTTAGCGGTAGGTCTCATTTTCGGTGTCATACTTTTTGCAAGCCAAAAAAAGACAGAGGACTTTTATATTCTCACAAATGAAACCTTAAAGGTTGTAGGCCCCATTCTCTTTGTAACTGCCGCAGGCGGTGTTTTAGGCAAGGTTATAGCTTCATCAAGCTTAGTAGGTTATATTACTGAACATGCTGCCGTTTTAAAAACCGTCGGCATTTTCTTCCCATTCCTCTTGGCTGCTATTTTAAAATCTGCACAAGGTTCATCGACGGTTGCGATTACAACTACGGCAGGAATCCTTGCTCCTCTTATGGCACCCCTAGGCCTTGCTACCATTCCCTTATCGGCCTTAACCGTTATGGCAATCGGAGCAGGAGCAATGACCGTTTCTCATGCAAATGACAGTTATTTCTGGGTAGTCACAACCTTCGGCGGTTTAAAGGCTGAGGACGGATACAAGACGCAAACCCTTATGACTCTTGTAATCGGTATTGCCGCAATTATAGGTATATTTATCATATCCTTATTTTTATAG
- a CDS encoding glycerate kinase family protein, giving the protein MKKILLIPDSFKGTMSSARICTLMKNAIKEIFPEAQTLSIPVADGGEGSVEAFLEAIGGIKKTVKVKNPFFEEMEGFYGILKNEEPNAEKTAVIEMAACAGLPLALGRLNPSLTTTYGVGELIADALKNGCTNIIIGLGGSATNDGGCGAAAALGVKFFDKEGKSFIPAGGTLKNIERIDMTGLSPLVKKARFTTMCDIDNPLFGKTGAAYIFAPQKGADPGMVEELDQGLKRLALVAGKTESLNSGSETAEIPGAGAAGGMGYGTLVFLGSELKMGIEIVLDTVDFEKKLDNTDFVFTGEGKLDSQSLRGKVVAGVAQRAKKKNVPVIAVVGDAEEGIDDIYKMGVSAVFSINRLAVPFSQAKKTAETDLTATMKDVLRLIGIFSIC; this is encoded by the coding sequence ATGAAAAAGATACTGCTTATCCCCGATTCCTTTAAGGGAACAATGAGCTCGGCTCGGATATGCACTTTGATGAAAAATGCGATAAAAGAGATTTTCCCTGAAGCTCAAACTCTTTCAATCCCTGTCGCAGACGGCGGGGAGGGCAGTGTCGAAGCCTTTTTAGAAGCTATAGGCGGCATAAAAAAAACGGTTAAAGTCAAAAATCCTTTTTTTGAAGAAATGGAAGGCTTTTACGGTATTTTAAAAAATGAAGAGCCAAATGCCGAAAAGACTGCTGTAATTGAAATGGCCGCCTGTGCGGGCCTCCCTCTTGCGTTGGGAAGGCTTAACCCATCTCTTACCACGACCTATGGGGTAGGTGAACTCATAGCCGATGCCCTTAAAAACGGCTGTACAAATATTATAATCGGTTTGGGCGGAAGTGCGACAAATGACGGAGGCTGCGGAGCTGCAGCAGCCTTGGGAGTTAAGTTTTTTGATAAGGAAGGAAAAAGTTTTATTCCGGCAGGCGGAACCTTAAAAAATATTGAACGCATAGATATGACAGGTCTAAGCCCTCTTGTAAAAAAAGCAAGGTTTACGACTATGTGCGATATAGATAATCCTCTTTTCGGAAAAACCGGAGCAGCCTACATCTTTGCTCCGCAAAAAGGTGCAGACCCCGGCATGGTTGAAGAACTCGACCAAGGCCTAAAACGTCTGGCCTTGGTTGCAGGAAAAACCGAATCCCTCAATTCCGGTTCTGAAACGGCAGAAATCCCCGGGGCAGGGGCTGCCGGAGGCATGGGCTACGGAACTCTTGTCTTTTTAGGTTCCGAGTTAAAAATGGGTATTGAAATTGTTCTTGATACGGTTGACTTTGAGAAAAAACTGGATAATACCGATTTTGTTTTTACGGGAGAAGGCAAATTGGATAGTCAAAGTTTAAGAGGAAAGGTTGTTGCAGGCGTTGCCCAAAGAGCCAAAAAGAAAAATGTGCCTGTGATAGCTGTCGTAGGCGATGCAGAAGAGGGCATAGACGATATCTATAAAATGGGAGTTTCCGCCGTATTCAGTATAAACCGTCTTGCCGTCCCATTCAGCCAAGCAAAAAAAACGGCCGAAACGGATTTGACCGCAACAATGAAGGATGTTTTGCGCCTAATCGGAATTTTTTCCATATGTTGA
- a CDS encoding SLC13 family permease, with protein sequence MVTDPLILAAVLFGLTYVLMITLTNHRPIVACSSALIFVLLGILPYNEVFFAIDWNVILMIAGTMGLVALFTESKMPQRIADKIINNVPDVKWIIVCLSLFAGFISAFMDNVATVLMLAPIAVVLSKKLNMSPVKPIIAISISANLQGAATLVGDTTSILLGSHLNMTFFDFFWYLGKPSLFFAVEIAAVAATGIIYFIFRKAVQKPDKVELTKVTDYFPSILLIVMVVLMIGASFLPEEKKPQTINGLICTGLMIVGIIYNIIKTKKLDILKVVKKELSFETLFLLMGLFTVIAAVTRAGVIQAIADWFLTLGSNVFLIYTIIVWGSVLISAFVDNIPYVAAMIPIIQILSEGLNIASPILFFGLLSGATLGGNITPIGASANITSLGILRNEGHQVKNSEFMKMSVPYTLTAVVIGYILIWLCYGV encoded by the coding sequence ATGGTTACAGATCCTCTCATTTTAGCGGCCGTCTTATTCGGATTGACCTATGTTTTGATGATTACCTTGACAAACCACAGGCCGATAGTGGCCTGTTCATCGGCCCTAATCTTCGTACTTTTAGGGATACTCCCTTATAATGAAGTTTTTTTTGCCATTGACTGGAATGTTATTTTAATGATTGCAGGAACAATGGGCTTGGTTGCCCTTTTTACCGAATCTAAAATGCCGCAACGCATTGCAGATAAGATTATAAACAATGTACCCGATGTAAAATGGATTATAGTATGTCTATCCCTCTTTGCGGGTTTTATTTCAGCCTTTATGGATAATGTTGCCACAGTCTTAATGCTGGCACCCATTGCTGTTGTATTATCGAAAAAGCTCAACATGTCGCCTGTTAAACCCATAATTGCTATTTCAATTTCGGCAAACCTTCAAGGAGCAGCCACCTTGGTAGGAGACACTACCTCAATTCTTTTAGGAAGCCATTTAAACATGACCTTCTTCGACTTTTTTTGGTATTTGGGAAAACCCTCTCTTTTCTTTGCCGTCGAAATTGCAGCTGTTGCCGCCACCGGAATTATCTATTTTATTTTCCGAAAGGCCGTCCAGAAGCCGGATAAGGTTGAACTTACCAAGGTAACGGATTATTTTCCTTCAATTTTGCTTATAGTAATGGTCGTACTTATGATTGGAGCCTCATTTTTACCGGAGGAAAAAAAGCCCCAAACAATAAACGGGTTAATTTGTACAGGCCTTATGATCGTAGGTATTATCTATAACATCATAAAAACAAAAAAACTTGATATTTTAAAAGTCGTAAAAAAAGAACTCAGTTTTGAAACCCTCTTTTTACTTATGGGGCTTTTTACTGTTATTGCAGCCGTTACAAGGGCCGGAGTTATACAGGCCATTGCCGACTGGTTTTTAACCCTTGGCTCAAATGTATTTTTAATTTACACAATAATAGTTTGGGGTTCGGTTTTAATTTCTGCATTTGTAGATAATATTCCATATGTTGCTGCCATGATACCTATTATACAAATACTTTCGGAAGGCCTTAATATAGCTTCACCCATTTTGTTTTTCGGACTTCTTTCAGGAGCAACCCTCGGCGGGAACATTACGCCCATTGGGGCTTCTGCAAATATTACATCTCTCGGTATTTTAAGAAACGAAGGCCATCAGGTAAAAAACAGCGAATTTATGAAGATGAGCGTTCCTTACACCCTTACTGCGGTTGTAATAGGTTATATTCTTATTTGGCTTTGTTACGGCGTGTAA
- the cobO gene encoding cob(I)yrinic acid a,c-diamide adenosyltransferase: protein MKKGYVQVYTGDGKGKTTAAFGLALRAVCAGYKVYIGQFLKGMNYSELKAPEYLPNLTIEQYGEAHFVHNDPTEKDIQRANEGLDKIEKIIMSGEYDVVIMEEVNVALLYGLFDIERILHIIKNKPESVELVLTGRYANKKIIEAADLVTEMKMIKHYFNDGVQARRGIES from the coding sequence ATGAAAAAAGGTTATGTCCAAGTTTATACCGGAGACGGTAAGGGAAAAACGACAGCGGCTTTCGGGCTTGCTCTTAGAGCCGTGTGTGCCGGATACAAAGTTTATATAGGTCAATTTTTAAAGGGAATGAATTACAGCGAGCTAAAAGCCCCTGAGTATCTACCCAATCTTACAATAGAACAATACGGAGAAGCTCACTTTGTTCATAATGATCCTACGGAAAAGGATATTCAAAGAGCAAATGAAGGCTTGGATAAGATTGAAAAGATAATTATGTCGGGCGAGTACGATGTTGTAATTATGGAAGAAGTAAATGTTGCCCTTTTATACGGCCTTTTTGATATTGAACGCATCCTGCATATTATCAAAAACAAGCCCGAATCCGTAGAACTCGTCTTAACCGGCCGCTATGCAAATAAAAAAATAATTGAAGCGGCCGACCTTGTAACCGAAATGAAGATGATAAAGCACTATTTTAATGACGGTGTACAGGCAAGGCGTGGTATAGAATCTTAA
- a CDS encoding ABC transporter permease translates to MMLSTIKQNKFKIGGAFFCLILWEIFAQGLKAPLIIPPIKEILSALFVIIKTPETYVFILSTLIRIFITLAIDSFIAFLLGIASGLNKNVEDFLSAPENILKSSPTISVLLLALIWFKSNMTPIFVTSLIVLPLLYRNIVDGVKNIDKGLIEMSYDFNVPFGKRLKSLYLPCIRPFLKNGYILSTGFAVKVVIMAEVLSQPKYGIGSAFQTAKIQIETASIFAWTGIAVLLAAFLQKGVKKIL, encoded by the coding sequence ATGATGCTTTCTACTATAAAGCAAAATAAGTTTAAAATAGGCGGGGCTTTTTTTTGCCTTATCCTTTGGGAAATATTTGCCCAAGGCTTAAAAGCTCCGCTTATTATCCCCCCTATAAAAGAAATATTATCAGCTCTTTTTGTTATTATAAAAACTCCGGAAACTTATGTTTTTATTTTAAGCACCCTTATCAGAATTTTTATAACATTGGCTATAGATTCCTTTATTGCATTTCTTTTAGGTATAGCTTCCGGTTTAAATAAAAATGTTGAAGATTTTTTATCGGCTCCCGAAAATATTTTAAAATCCAGCCCTACAATATCCGTTTTGCTTTTAGCCTTAATTTGGTTTAAATCGAATATGACGCCCATCTTTGTAACAAGTTTGATTGTTCTTCCTCTTTTGTATAGAAACATTGTAGACGGAGTAAAAAACATAGATAAAGGTCTGATAGAAATGTCTTACGATTTTAATGTTCCTTTTGGTAAAAGATTAAAAAGTTTATACCTTCCCTGCATAAGACCTTTTTTGAAGAACGGTTATATTTTAAGTACGGGCTTTGCCGTGAAGGTTGTTATAATGGCAGAGGTCTTAAGCCAGCCGAAATACGGCATAGGCTCTGCTTTTCAAACAGCTAAGATTCAGATTGAAACCGCTTCTATCTTTGCATGGACGGGAATAGCCGTCTTACTTGCCGCCTTCTTACAAAAGGGAGTAAAAAAAATTTTATAG
- a CDS encoding ABC transporter substrate-binding protein, which translates to MKKIYSSFFFLFVGLSLLFAGGTKEKSVNDSFKAKVVLPAGAPAAALSKLVYEKTQFDNSETEYEVVSGPELLQARVLSGEADIIAVPTNLASVLYSKQKNIKLLAPIVWGNLYFISSEPVSSIADLKGKTIYSFGRNNTPDLTAREVLKKNGIDPDKDVSFEYLSAVGDIPSAFISGKAKYALAAEPSLSMIMTKKPNTKIVVDIQEEWKKAFSGASYPQASLIVNAEFLQKHPEYVSAFLDKAKESSEWVKENPQKAAEYASKIAALPPPPILSKAIPKLNIVFVEAGKARPAVEAYLKVLAEADPKFIGGSLPDDAFYYKAK; encoded by the coding sequence ATGAAAAAAATATATTCGAGTTTCTTTTTCTTGTTTGTTGGTCTTAGCTTACTATTTGCAGGCGGAACCAAGGAAAAATCTGTAAATGACAGCTTTAAAGCTAAGGTTGTATTACCCGCAGGAGCTCCTGCTGCAGCTCTTTCAAAACTTGTGTATGAAAAAACACAGTTTGATAATTCTGAAACGGAATATGAAGTTGTTTCAGGTCCGGAGCTTTTACAAGCGAGGGTTTTATCTGGGGAGGCCGATATTATAGCCGTGCCTACCAATCTTGCATCGGTCTTATATTCCAAACAGAAAAATATAAAATTGTTGGCTCCCATTGTTTGGGGAAATCTTTATTTTATAAGTTCGGAGCCTGTTTCTTCGATAGCAGACTTAAAGGGCAAAACTATTTATTCTTTCGGAAGAAATAATACCCCCGATTTGACAGCCCGCGAAGTGCTTAAGAAGAACGGTATTGATCCTGATAAGGACGTGAGTTTTGAGTATTTAAGTGCTGTCGGGGATATTCCCTCTGCTTTTATAAGCGGGAAAGCGAAGTATGCTCTTGCTGCAGAACCTTCTCTCAGCATGATCATGACAAAAAAGCCCAATACTAAGATTGTTGTTGATATTCAGGAAGAATGGAAAAAAGCTTTTTCAGGAGCGTCTTATCCTCAAGCTTCTTTAATTGTAAACGCCGAATTTTTACAAAAACATCCCGAATATGTAAGTGCTTTTTTAGATAAGGCTAAAGAGTCTTCCGAATGGGTAAAGGAGAACCCTCAAAAGGCTGCCGAGTATGCTTCCAAAATTGCTGCATTGCCTCCTCCGCCCATTTTATCCAAGGCTATTCCTAAGCTGAACATAGTTTTTGTTGAGGCCGGAAAAGCAAGACCTGCTGTAGAAGCTTATTTGAAGGTTTTGGCTGAAGCCGATCCTAAATTTATAGGCGGAAGTTTGCCTGATGATGCTTTCTACTATAAAGCAAAATAA
- a CDS encoding tetratricopeptide repeat protein → MQNPIDSLLYVKISAEQAGKIFENLESSIPLPIQLSEPGQKEDFKAENIKPEMILAGMLTVFAYDRENPHITYYRKIFNLLRPDIRKEMTEAAIIKIKNNDFDMAEEILLSLEGLNPDDGITKLNLALLMEERSQFCEMRELFEDALSFNKRAEELYSELILFEPPLPGVFFNAAYFFIKQKNYIKAKSLLKTYLEIENDSSETAEFRKAKASELLKTISEQALDDELFQKAYKCIDLGEEEKAAESIKLFLRKNPKVWNAWFLLGWALRRMGRWEDARSSFLKTIELLENSEISDKEPLCDVYNELAICLMELELFDEAEKHLINALSLDSENIKIISNLGTLALKQGKQEEAEAFFRTVLEINPDDKIALNVLGKPRA, encoded by the coding sequence ATGCAAAATCCTATCGATTCGCTTTTATATGTAAAAATATCGGCTGAACAAGCTGGCAAGATTTTTGAAAATCTTGAGTCTTCAATTCCGCTTCCTATTCAATTATCCGAACCCGGCCAAAAAGAAGATTTTAAGGCCGAAAATATAAAGCCGGAAATGATTTTAGCCGGAATGCTTACCGTTTTTGCCTATGACAGGGAAAATCCCCATATTACATATTATCGAAAAATATTTAATTTACTCCGTCCCGATATCCGTAAAGAAATGACTGAGGCTGCAATTATCAAAATCAAAAATAATGATTTTGATATGGCTGAAGAGATTTTACTTTCTCTTGAAGGTTTAAATCCGGATGACGGTATAACCAAATTAAACCTTGCTCTTTTGATGGAAGAGCGTTCTCAATTCTGTGAGATGAGAGAACTTTTTGAAGATGCTTTGAGCTTTAATAAAAGAGCCGAAGAGCTTTATTCAGAGCTTATACTTTTTGAGCCTCCATTGCCGGGTGTTTTTTTTAATGCTGCATATTTTTTTATAAAACAGAAAAACTATATAAAAGCCAAATCCCTTTTAAAAACATATTTGGAAATAGAAAATGATTCTTCAGAAACAGCCGAATTCCGAAAAGCTAAGGCTTCCGAGTTGCTTAAAACTATTTCGGAACAAGCTCTTGACGATGAGCTTTTCCAAAAAGCCTATAAATGTATTGATTTAGGCGAAGAAGAAAAAGCCGCCGAAAGTATAAAGCTTTTTTTGCGAAAAAATCCTAAGGTTTGGAATGCTTGGTTTTTGTTGGGCTGGGCTTTAAGACGAATGGGCCGTTGGGAAGATGCCCGATCTTCTTTTTTAAAAACCATTGAACTTTTAGAAAATTCCGAAATTTCAGACAAAGAACCTCTTTGCGATGTTTACAATGAGCTTGCAATTTGTTTGATGGAGTTAGAACTTTTTGATGAAGCCGAAAAACATCTTATAAATGCCTTGAGTTTAGATTCCGAGAACATAAAAATTATTTCCAATCTTGGCACCCTCGCTCTAAAACAGGGAAAACAAGAAGAAGCGGAAGCCTTTTTTAGAACCGTTTTAGAAATAAATCCTGACGATAAAATAGCTTTAAATGTTTTGGGTAAACCTCGGGCATAA
- a CDS encoding cyclic di-GMP binding protein: MAFAASQQLNRYYNLYKNIDVTFSKEVVSTLNFEPKQVFVRCSGGQWPCIINSASMTKAKIICGKKSGFLARLRSGITSVNIRFAFFDTEGKDSLSFFVAAKLVGISSYEAGNQDLVLITFEYTQRAPDDLIEKLGILLEANINSQKRRNERVVITPEISRKIGLVEKGTVVYIDAVPRRCLIRDLSFSGAKILLVGIANFLINKEVILRFAFDDPQSVFGIKGKTVRTEPVEGRKDLVALAVQYYPKNIPMMYKMYLNKYFSVVRKPASDGFGDDFLEDVAPASSFTPVSSPIGTNTAPLTPPPADSAPEQIS, encoded by the coding sequence ATGGCCTTTGCAGCAAGTCAGCAGTTAAACAGATATTATAATCTATATAAAAATATAGATGTAACTTTCTCAAAAGAAGTCGTTTCTACCCTTAATTTTGAGCCTAAACAGGTTTTTGTTCGTTGTTCCGGCGGACAATGGCCATGTATTATCAATTCGGCTTCTATGACAAAGGCTAAAATAATTTGCGGCAAAAAAAGCGGTTTTCTGGCCAGGTTGAGGAGCGGCATAACATCCGTAAATATAAGATTTGCCTTTTTTGATACTGAAGGAAAAGATTCTCTTTCTTTTTTTGTTGCAGCTAAGTTGGTCGGTATTTCTTCTTATGAAGCCGGAAACCAAGATCTTGTTTTAATAACCTTCGAATATACCCAGAGAGCTCCGGATGATTTAATAGAAAAATTAGGCATCTTACTTGAAGCTAATATCAATTCACAAAAACGCCGAAATGAGCGAGTTGTTATCACTCCCGAGATAAGCAGAAAAATAGGTCTTGTAGAAAAAGGAACGGTTGTGTATATTGATGCCGTTCCCAGACGCTGTCTTATTAGGGACCTTTCTTTTTCGGGCGCTAAAATTCTTCTTGTCGGTATTGCTAACTTTTTAATAAATAAAGAAGTAATTCTCCGCTTTGCTTTTGATGATCCGCAGTCTGTTTTTGGAATAAAAGGAAAAACTGTGAGAACCGAACCTGTTGAAGGCAGAAAAGACTTGGTTGCTCTTGCAGTTCAATATTATCCGAAGAATATCCCAATGATGTATAAGATGTACTTAAATAAGTATTTTTCCGTTGTGCGTAAACCTGCTTCGGATGGTTTTGGAGATGACTTTTTGGAAGATGTGGCTCCTGCTTCATCCTTTACGCCTGTTTCTTCTCCAATCGGTACCAATACGGCTCCTCTAACGCCGCCCCCAGCTGATTCTGCTCCGGAACAAATTTCTTAA